TCAAAAGGAAAACCCCGCCGGAAATCCGACGGGGTTTGTCAGCGGTCTGAGGCCGTCCCCCGGGGCGGCCTTTCTTTGTCTCGCGCGATGCGGAATAATCCGGAAAAGAATTCAGGAACCGTCCATGTCCCCTTCCCTGCGCATCGCCCATTGTTCGGATATCCATCTCGATGGCGACAGCTACCGCGACGACATTCCGGGGGCCGAATGGTTTCGCGACGGTTTCGACCGCGCGCTGGCGGCGATCCGCGCCCACCGGCCCGACCTGATGCTGCTGGCGGGCGACCTGTTCGATTCGAATGCCGCGCCCGAAGACACGATCCGCTGGTCGATGGATATCCTTTCGGCGCAGCCCTTCCCCATCGTCATGATTCCCGGCAATCACGACTGCATGGCGGATGGCGCCATCTATCGCCGCTTCGATTTCAACGCCATCGGCAATGTGCGCATGCTCGCCGCCGAACGGGGCGAGATCGCCCGGCTCGACGATCTGGGCGTGGCGGTCTGGGGCAAGGGCATGGTCGAGCACGACCCGGCGTATTTCCCCCTCGCCGGCTGTCCCCCGCGCCCGGCGGGCTGCCGCTGGTATCTGGGCATGGGCCACGGCATCCATGTGCCGCATGCCGGCTCGACCGGCCGGTCCTCGCCGATCCACATGCGCGAGATCGAGGACAGCCCGTGCGACTACCTGGCGCTGGGGCACCACCACGCCGCGCTGGAGCTGCTGACCGACAGTACGGCTGCGGCCTATTGCGGCTCACCCACCGACACGGTGGGCCGGGGCGCGACCTATATCATCGCCGATTTACCGGAAAACGGCCGCGCCGCGGTACAGGTTCACCGGATCGACATCCCCGACTGACAATTGTCGCGGAAACCGGTTCAGCCCCCTGACCGGCGGGGATAATCGCTACGCCGCCGCCCGCGCCGGGCTTTCCTTCACGTCCTCCAGCACCATGGCGGCGCATTTCTCGCCGATCATGATGCAGGGACCGTTGGTGTTGCCCGACGTCAGGGTCGGCATGATCGAGCCGTCCGCCACCCGCAGCCCCGCGATGCCGTGCACGCGCAACCGGTCGTCGACCACCGCCATCGCGTCGCCGCCCATCTTGCAGGTGCCGACGGGGTGATAGGTGGTTTCCGCATTGTGCCGCACCCAGTCCAGCAGTTCGTCGTCGCCCTGCAAATCCGGGCCGGGCGCGATCTCGCCGCCGACGATCTCCGCCAGCGGCGACGCCGCCATCAGCTGCCGCCCGATCCGCATCGCCGCCAGCAGCCCGGTGCGGTCCATTTCGTCGGACAGGAAGTTGAAGCGGATCGCCGGCGCCTCGGCCGGGTCGGCGGATCTGATATGGATGCTGCCCCGGCTTTCCGGCCGCAGCACATTGGCGCTGAGCGTCACGCCGGGCGTCTTCGCGATGCGCCGCACCCGGTTCACCCGCTCGGTGATGAAGGGCATGACGGAAATCGTCGCATCCGGCGATTCCAGCCCCTCGCGGGTGCGGAAATACAGCCGGATCGGCACCGTCGTCTGGCCGATGAACCCCTTGCGGGTGAGCACGTACCGGATCGCCTCCCCGGCCAGCCCCAGCCCGCTGCCCTTGTCGCTGTAGACGGCGCCGCGGTCGGTGATGGCGTATTTCAGGCGCGGCGAATAATGGTCGCGCAGGTTCTCGCCGACCCCCGGCAGTTCGTGCGCCACCGCGATCCCGTGCCGGCGCAGCAGTTCCGGCTGGCCGATGCCGGACAGTTCCAGCAGCTTGGGCGAATTGATCGACCCGCCGCTGACGATCACCTCGCGCGCCGCATGGGCCTCGCGCGCCGCGCCGTCGACCGTGTAGCGGATGCCGGTGCAGCGCTTGCCCTCCAGGATCAGCGACCCCGCCATGGCGCCGGTCTCGATCGTCAGATTCGCCCGCGACCGCGCCGGGTCGAGATAGCAGTAGGCCGTGCTCTGCCGCCGTCCCTTCAGGATGGTCGCCTGCGTCATGGCGATGCCTTCCTGGCTGGCGCCGTTGTAATCGGGGTTGAAGGGAATGCCGATATTCTCCGATGCCCGGATCATCCGGTCGAACAGCGGCGTGATCCGGCCCGAATCCGTGACCTTCAGCAGCCCCTCGCGGCCGTGGAATTCATCCGCGCCGCCCTCGTAGCTTTCCATCATCCGGAACACCGGCAGCACATCCTGGTAGCTCCAGCCGCGATTGCCCAGCTGCGCCCAGTGGTCGTAATCCTGCGCCTGGCCGCGCACGAAGACCATGCCGTTGATCGAGCTGGACCCGCCCAGCATCCGCCCGCGCGGCACCTCGATATTGCGCTGGCCGCTGCTTTCCTCCGCCTCGGCGCTGTAGCACCAGTTGACCTTCGGATTGTCGATCAGCCTGGCGATCCCCGCCGGCACGCGAGACCAGAAGAAATTCGACCCCTCGGTCCCCGCCTCCAGGCACAGCACGCGGTATGCGCCGCTGGCGCTCAGCCGGTTGGCCACGACCGCCCCGGCCGACCCCGCGCCGACGACGATGTAATCATAGGTATCGGTAACCATGGCCCTGTCCGCCTCCCCTTGCGCGCCGGATCGATTGCGGAAAGGATAGGTGCGGACTGGAAACGTGTCAAAACAGGGAAGCAGGAATCAACCTATGCCGGATCGCCCCAACATCATCCTCATCACCTCCGACCAGCATCGCGGCGACTGCTTCGGCTTCGAGGGCCGGGCAATCAAGACGCCGCATCTGGACCTGATGGCGCGGCGGGGCACGCGGTTTTCCACCTGCATCACGCCGTCGGTGTTCTGCCAGCCGGCCCGCGCCTCGATCCTGACCGGGATGCTGCCCTATACCCATGGCGTCGCCGATAACGGCATCAACCTGGACCCGGCCGCCGGGGAAGCCGGGTTTGCCGGATCCCTCGCCCGCGCCGGCTACGACACCGGGTTTTTCGGCAAGGCGCATTTTTCCACCCGCGCGACCTACCAGCCGACCGACACCCCGGAATGCAAGACCGGCTCGCGATCCTATCCCGAAAACTGGAACGGCCCCTATATGGGCTTCGGCCATGTGGAGCTGATCGTGCACGGCCATCTCAGCAAGGCGCGGGCCAACCCGGCGCCGCCGGAAGGCCAGCATTACGAACGCTACCTCGCCAGCCGCCTGCCGAACGGCGAAGCCTACGGGATGTGGGCGAAGGAGCTGCCGCCGGTCACCGGCGCCGCGCAGACCTGGCATTCCGGCCTGCCGGTCAAATGGCACAGCAGCACCTGGATCGGCGACCGCGCCATCGACTGGCTGCGCAACCGGAAAAAGGACACGCCGTTCTGCACCTGGATTTCCTTCCCCGACCCGCATCACGCCTTCGACTGCCCCGAACCGTGGAGCCGCCTGCACGCGCCGGAAGCGGTCGACCTGCCCGATCACCGCACGATGGACCTCGACCGCCGCCCCTGGTGGCACCGCAAGTCGCTGGAGGGCGAACCCATCGTCGACGACCCGGAAATCCGCCAGTACCGGCTGAAGGGCCAGCGCGTGCCGCCGCAGACGGATACGCAACTGCGCGACATGACCGCGAATTACTACGGCATGATCTCGCTGATCGACCATACGGTCGGGCGGATCCTGGAAGCGCTGGCGGAAACCGGACAGGCGGAGAACACCATCGTCATCTTCACCTCCGATCACGGCGACATGCTGGGCGATCACGGGCTCTACCTGAAGGGGCCGGCCTTCTACGAAGGCGTGATGCGCGTCGGCATGATCGTGACGGGCCCCGGCATCCCCGCCGGCAAGGTCGTCGCCGACCCCGTCTCGACGCTGGACCTCGCCCCGACCTTCCACGAACTCGCCGGCCTTGCCGTGCCGCCGCATCTTCAGGGCGCGAGCCTCACCCCTTTGATCCATGGCGCTACTGGCGCGGCGCGCGAGGCCGCCTACAGCGAATGGTTCGTGCACAAGTCGCGCTTCGGCTTCGACCTGGATCTGCGCCTGGTGCGCACCGCCACCCATAAATGCACGTTCGAAATGCTGTCCGGCGCGGGGGAACTCTATGACCTGGTCAACGACCCGAAGGAGATGGACAATCTGTTCGACGATCCCGCCGGGAAGTCGGCCCGAAAGGAACTGACGGCGCTGATGCAGGCGCGACCGGGAAAAATCCTCGACTCCTTCCCGCCGCAGATCGGCATGGCGTAGCGGGACCAGCGCGATTCAGCCGGGCCGGGCTAGTTTCCGGTTGGCGCGGCGCTCGTCCAGGAACGCGCCGGCGATGCCGTAGACCACGGCGCAGAAGACGAACGCGACAAGTTCGATCGGCAGGGTGAAAACCGTGTTCAGGGCCAGTTGCGCCCCGGTCCAGCCAATGCGCGGCGCATCCAGTCCCAGCGACTCCAGCGTCATGACCGGCCAGTGCCCGTCCTGCAGCCAGGCGATGACGCGCAGGCCCAGCGGAAAGAAGCTCGAAAATACCGCGATTTTCGCGATAGACGCCACGGCGCCCGCCGCCGCTGCGCCGGCTTCATCCGCCGCCAGCCTTGCCACCGACGCCCGGAACTGCGTTGCTCGTTGTGTCAGTCTCATGTCGGCACCCTGCGGGTTTGTCGATGTCTCGAAACGAATTCCGGCGTTTCCTGTCCATCGCCACGAAGACAGGTAAACACCCATACAGGGTACAATAATACCCTGTTTTATTCTGTCAATTCTTGGTTATTTATCAGGTTTATATTTAAAATTACTGCAATAACCGTTCAAATACGGGTGGTTTTCATTATCAATTTTATCGTTACACCTGCCCGTCCCGATGCACCGCAATAACCGATTTGCCCCGCGCATGCCCCGCTTCCAGGCGGCGGATCGCCTCGGCCGTCTCGGCCAGCGGCCAGATCCGGTCGATGACCGGTGCGAACCGCCCCGCCTCGGCCAGCCCCATCAGGAACAGCAGGTCTTCCCGGCGCGCCGTCGCGATGAAGCTCTTCAGGTTCTGGCGGGTGAAGGGTGACCGGATCATCGCGCCGGCCTGCCGATGGACGCCGCCGGTCCAGCGGTCGCCGCCCGACCCGCCGACGATGACCAGCGTACCGTCCGGCGCCAGGGCGCGGCGCAGCTGCGCGACCGGCCGGTTGCCGGCGATATCGAGGATCACGTCGTAGCGCTGCGTCCCCTGCGTGAAGTCCTCGCGCGTATAGTCGATCGCATGGTCGGCGCCGAGGCCACGGACCATATCCTGTTTCGCCGGGCCGCAGACCCCGGTGACCGCCGCGCCGAATATCTTTGCCAGTTGCACCGCGAAATGGCCGACGCCGCCGGATGCGCCGGTGATCGCCACGCGCTGCCCCGCCCGGAGCCGCGCATGGTCGCGCAGCCCCTGCAGCGCGGTGCTGGCGGATACGGGGATGGCCGCCGCCTGTTCGAAGCCGAGGCCCGGCGGCAGGGGGGCGATGCGGTCCGCCCGGGCGACCGCGTATTCCGCCAGACTCCCTGTCGTGCAGGTCCCGAATACCGGATCGCCGACCCTGAAATCGCCGACCTCGGGACCGATCGCCTCGACCACTCCGGCGATATCCAGACCCGGCACCGGCGTCTTCGGCCGGCGGAGCCCGAAACCCGGCCGCACCAGCCACGGCAGCCCGGTCATCCGGCGCCGGACGCCCTGGTCCACCCCGGCGGCGTGCACGCGGATCAGCACCTCGTCCGGTTTCGGTTCGGGCCGTTCGATATCGCGGAGTTCGAGCACATCCGCCGAGCCGTAACTGTCCTGTGTAACGGCTTTCATCGGGTCACCCTGACGGGCGCGGGGCTGGAAACGACCATGCGCCGGGTCTAACCCGACAGGGCATCGAAGACAACGGGAGCGCCGCCGGTTTTTATTGCTTTTCTTACCGAAATATGTTATTATTCCTTTTTTGGATAATTAATCGGAACGGGACATGGACGCCAACACCGCACCGGAAACGCGCGAGGAGCGGTTCTGCCGCGCCTATGTGCGGCTGCCGCTGGCAATCGGGGCCGCCATCTTCGCCGGCTACGACCCCGACGAGGCGGAGGAAGCGGCGCACCGGCTGCTGACCCGCGAGGATATCCAGAACCGGATCGCCCTGCTGCGCCATGAGCAGGCCTGGCGGCAGTGCCATGACATGGATGCAATGCTGTCGAAGCTGCAGGCGCTCTACGAGAAGGCGTTGGAGGCGCAGCAATTTTCCACCGCGCTGCGCGCCCTGACGTGGCAGGCGCGGATCGCGGTGCTGGTGGACGACCGCGGTCGCGGCACGCAGCGGCGTCACGAACCGGTCGACTGCCGGGCGTGGGGCGACCTGGCGAAGCAGGTGGGCGCGGAGCCGCCGGCGCCCGACGACGCCACCGAATACGACCCCGATTCGGACGTATTCGAACCCGATCCGGAAGCCTTCGAAGTCGACGCGCGGGCATTCGAAAACCCTGTCGCACCCTGCCTCCGGGAAGGTGGGGATTTAAGTCACGAAGGATGGGAAGCGGATGATTTCCCCTCCCCCAGGATGAGGAGCGTATGCTCAGGATGTGGGACGCGGCGAAGGCCCGCAATGTTGCGGAACGCGGGACGCCGACAGAATTGCCGCCGGAGTCCCGGCCGATCCCGTTTCATGCCGGGGCCAGGACCGCATGGCCATCCGACAGCACCAGCGTATCGCGCGAAGCGACCCGTGTTTCGAAGAACACGTCGTTTCCCGCCACCCATAAACAGGTCGTCAGTTCCTCGCCGGGATAGACCGGCGCGGCGAATCCGGCGGAAAACCGTTTCAGCCGCCCGACATCGTAACCGCCCGCCGCCCGCAGCAGGACGTGACAGACATGCCCCCAGGTCGACAGCCCGTGCATGATCGGACCGTCGAACCCCTGCGCGCGCGCATCGG
This portion of the Alphaproteobacteria bacterium genome encodes:
- a CDS encoding metallophosphoesterase; protein product: MSPSLRIAHCSDIHLDGDSYRDDIPGAEWFRDGFDRALAAIRAHRPDLMLLAGDLFDSNAAPEDTIRWSMDILSAQPFPIVMIPGNHDCMADGAIYRRFDFNAIGNVRMLAAERGEIARLDDLGVAVWGKGMVEHDPAYFPLAGCPPRPAGCRWYLGMGHGIHVPHAGSTGRSSPIHMREIEDSPCDYLALGHHHAALELLTDSTAAAYCGSPTDTVGRGATYIIADLPENGRAAVQVHRIDIPD
- a CDS encoding GMC family oxidoreductase N-terminal domain-containing protein codes for the protein MVTDTYDYIVVGAGSAGAVVANRLSASGAYRVLCLEAGTEGSNFFWSRVPAGIARLIDNPKVNWCYSAEAEESSGQRNIEVPRGRMLGGSSSINGMVFVRGQAQDYDHWAQLGNRGWSYQDVLPVFRMMESYEGGADEFHGREGLLKVTDSGRITPLFDRMIRASENIGIPFNPDYNGASQEGIAMTQATILKGRRQSTAYCYLDPARSRANLTIETGAMAGSLILEGKRCTGIRYTVDGAAREAHAAREVIVSGGSINSPKLLELSGIGQPELLRRHGIAVAHELPGVGENLRDHYSPRLKYAITDRGAVYSDKGSGLGLAGEAIRYVLTRKGFIGQTTVPIRLYFRTREGLESPDATISVMPFITERVNRVRRIAKTPGVTLSANVLRPESRGSIHIRSADPAEAPAIRFNFLSDEMDRTGLLAAMRIGRQLMAASPLAEIVGGEIAPGPDLQGDDELLDWVRHNAETTYHPVGTCKMGGDAMAVVDDRLRVHGIAGLRVADGSIMPTLTSGNTNGPCIMIGEKCAAMVLEDVKESPARAAA
- a CDS encoding sulfatase-like hydrolase/transferase, whose translation is MPDRPNIILITSDQHRGDCFGFEGRAIKTPHLDLMARRGTRFSTCITPSVFCQPARASILTGMLPYTHGVADNGINLDPAAGEAGFAGSLARAGYDTGFFGKAHFSTRATYQPTDTPECKTGSRSYPENWNGPYMGFGHVELIVHGHLSKARANPAPPEGQHYERYLASRLPNGEAYGMWAKELPPVTGAAQTWHSGLPVKWHSSTWIGDRAIDWLRNRKKDTPFCTWISFPDPHHAFDCPEPWSRLHAPEAVDLPDHRTMDLDRRPWWHRKSLEGEPIVDDPEIRQYRLKGQRVPPQTDTQLRDMTANYYGMISLIDHTVGRILEALAETGQAENTIVIFTSDHGDMLGDHGLYLKGPAFYEGVMRVGMIVTGPGIPAGKVVADPVSTLDLAPTFHELAGLAVPPHLQGASLTPLIHGATGAAREAAYSEWFVHKSRFGFDLDLRLVRTATHKCTFEMLSGAGELYDLVNDPKEMDNLFDDPAGKSARKELTALMQARPGKILDSFPPQIGMA
- a CDS encoding NAD(P)-dependent alcohol dehydrogenase; the encoded protein is MKAVTQDSYGSADVLELRDIERPEPKPDEVLIRVHAAGVDQGVRRRMTGLPWLVRPGFGLRRPKTPVPGLDIAGVVEAIGPEVGDFRVGDPVFGTCTTGSLAEYAVARADRIAPLPPGLGFEQAAAIPVSASTALQGLRDHARLRAGQRVAITGASGGVGHFAVQLAKIFGAAVTGVCGPAKQDMVRGLGADHAIDYTREDFTQGTQRYDVILDIAGNRPVAQLRRALAPDGTLVIVGGSGGDRWTGGVHRQAGAMIRSPFTRQNLKSFIATARREDLLFLMGLAEAGRFAPVIDRIWPLAETAEAIRRLEAGHARGKSVIAVHRDGQV